In Hydra vulgaris chromosome 06, alternate assembly HydraT2T_AEP, a genomic segment contains:
- the LOC136081341 gene encoding uncharacterized protein LOC136081341: MKLCHQLFAWISDGGAINVLHNETALLKWMVAGPEISRMINEFENEVRSSTSLGYQHRRHHEDRNSFQTRYLHHVSEVVKSMRDDGNPFAEQLLQTADNHKIIMSNSAEKTVQEAKITGQQQYNEYVADRLVSRQKSIHEPLKRNKFELFHSLKIPGSKHKTKIADLKHDSNYFCKMYVASQNRVSDIEDFFSHENNRYPPSISEFGRKRKATSKSDVLICLEQYGSEKQQDFNLDYKVSALIVDGAALVHMLHPRSSKTFSDYCENVIGPFVDRLLRSVQRLDIVFDRYVPKSLKSETREDRGSGQRINVTMGTLIPKKFVLTQSVVGKVIVCTIEETACASQQDLDVSSISPCSAEEADGRLLLHANHALKNGNLTITIRTVDSDVVVIALSVFSQMIGVKELWIDFGVGKGRRMIGVHHLHQHIPDGVSSNLPFFHAFTGCDTVSTFCGIGKRTAWKAWMN, from the exons ATGAAGCTTTGCCACCAACTATTCGCTTGGATAAGTGACGGAGGAGCAATCAATGTACTTCATAACGAAACTGCTCTTCTTAAGTGGATGGTGGCTGGTCCAGAAATTTCTCGAATGATTAATGAGTTTGAGAATGAAGTTCGCAGTTCCACTTCTTTGGGTTATCAACACCGTCGCCATCATGAAGACAGAAATAGTTTTCAGACTCGTTATCTTCATCACGTGTCTGAAGTGGTGAAATCTATGCGCGATGATGGGAATCCTTTTGCGGAGCAGTTACTGCAGACAGCAGACAACCATAAGATTATAATGTCCAATTCAGCCGAAAAAACTGTTCAAGAAGCCAAGATCACAGGGCAACAGCAATACAACGAGTACGTAGCTGACCGTCTTGTGTCCAGACAAAAGTCAATTCATGAGCCTttgaaaagaaacaaatttgaaTTGTTCCACAGTTTGAAAATTCCAGGTTCcaaacataaaactaaaatcGCTGATCTTAAACATGACTCCAACTACTTTTGTAAAATGTATGTAGCAAGTCAAAATCGTGTTAGTGATATAGAGGATTTCTTTTCACACGAAAACAACCGTTATCCGCCGTCAATTTCTGAATTCGGAAGGAAGCGTAAGGCCACCAGCAAATCAGATGTCCTCATTTGTTTGGAACAGTATGGTAGCGAGAAACAACAAGACTTCAACCTTGACTATAAGGTTTCTGCTCTGATTGTTGATGGTGCAGCACTCGTACACATGCTTCACCCGAGATCGTCAAAGACATTCTCTGACTACTGCGAAAATGTGATTGGACCATTCGTGGACAGACTTCTGAGATCCGTGCAGCGCCTTGACATTGTTTTTGATCGGTATGTCCCAAAAAGCTTGAAGTCCGAAACACGGGAAGATCGTGGATCAGGGCAACGCATAAACGTCACAATGGGTACACTTATTCCAAAAAA ATTCGTTTTAACGCAATCCGTAGTTGGAAAAGTTATTGTTTGTACCATTGAAGAAACTGCATGTGCCAGTCAACAAGATTTAGATGTATCGTCCATATCTCCTTGTAGTGCTGAAGAGGCAGATGGCCGTCTTTTGCTCCATGCTAATCATGCACTGAAAAATGGCAACTTAACTATAACTATACGCACTGTGGACTCCGATGTGGTCGTTATAGCTCTCTCTGTGTTTAGCCAGATGATTGGAGTGAAAGAGTTGTGGATTGATTTTGGAGTTGGAAAAGGAAGACGAATGATAGGAGTTCACCATCTACATCAACACATTCCAGATGGTGTATCGTCAAATTTACCATTCTTCCATGCCTTCACCGGATGTGACACAGTATCAACATTCTGTGGGATTGGAAAACGAACGGCATGGAAAGCGTGGATGAACTAG
- the LOC136081789 gene encoding uncharacterized protein LOC136081789 isoform X1 has translation MHSTLISVFPLAVVPVKLFKSNKKGAYFQYLEDFITSCNLLNNSVTFNSTIGCVKLFLKLVIYLGDTLASNHICGLKTSFALNVFRCCRTCLTTNIQMSSIYREDMCMLCIQANHQQHILDLKSVTCKKSKLYCSRFYGINYESALLLITAFDIIENAPHDPMHILLEGIMPHELCLLLRLHICEKRIYSLAALKSFIIQFPYSYSKGRDKPNIFPTTFDISGSQTSAQILTLFIGQYSDSNDPHYVDFLDLLQILQLTLSPITTYRAIFDLETLIEKHNKSFSLLWPNNLIPKHLFLLHFVGQMHRFGPLKNQFCMTFEAKHNKIKSVRLHNFKNIAKSICQYLRWNTISNFLDDNGQLIPFMAKTQHLKKKL, from the coding sequence ATGCATTCTACGTTAATATCAGTTTTTCCACTTGCAGTTGTGCCTGTAAAATTATTCAAGTCTAATAAAAAAGGGGCTTATTTTCAGTACTTAGAAGATTTTATTACTTCCTGTAATCTTTTGAATAACAGTGTTACTTTTAATTCAACGATTGGTtgtgtaaaactatttttaaaacttgttatatATTTGGGAGATACATTAGCTTCAAATCACATTTGTGGATTGAAAACCAGCTTTGCACTAAATGTATTTAGATGCTGTCGTACATGTCTTACCACAAATATACAAATGTCATCAATTTACAGAGAAGATATGTGTATGTTATGTATTCAAGCAAACCACCAGCAACATATCTTAGATCTCAAGAGTGTGACATGTAAAAAATCTAAACTCTATTGTTCAAGATTTTATGGCATAAATTATGAGAGTGCACTTTTATTAATCACCgcttttgatattattgaaaacGCACCGCACGATCCCATGCACATTTTGCTTGAAGGAATAATGCCCCATGAACTATGTCTTCTGCTGCGATTGCATATTTGTGAAAAACGTATATACTCATTAGCTGcacttaaaagttttattatccAGTTTCCTTATTCATACTCTAAAGGCAGAGATAAGCCCAATATTTTTCCAACTACCTTTGATATTTCAGGGTCTCAAACATCTGCTCAAATTTTGACACTTTTTATTGGACAATACAGCGATTCCAATGATCCTCATTATGTTGATTTTCTTGATCTTTTACAAATTCTTCAACTTACTTTGTCACCGATAACTACATATAGAGCTATTTTTGATTTAGAAACTCTTATTGAAAAGCATAACAAATCATTTTCTTTATTGTGGCCAAATAATCTGATAccaaaacatctttttttacttcattttgtCGGACAAATGCATCGATTTGGTccactaaaaaatcaattttgtatgaCTTTTGAAGCAAagcacaataaaataaaaagtgtacGTTTGCATAACTTCAAAAACATTGCCAAATCAATTTGTCAATACCTTCGATGGAACACAATTTCAAACTTCCTTGATGATAATGGTCAACTGATACCTTTTATGGCAAAGactcaacatttaaaaaaaaaattgtaa
- the LOC136081789 gene encoding uncharacterized protein LOC136081789 isoform X2: protein MNAQATVQSPLSLEIGVKLPIYSMECSKYLNGLVPCRKHTLKDVCSELAHHLEECLPEGNPSIRKKFYHCETVLLKQSYPNCTFGEEGAVGVLKRVSNVIRKRRERRLKSLLEVKNANRTLNISGINDSSFDKDIQFALVQKVPDIDHIRCLVRNMQCSLPYSEHKEHLFHPEIIMDEFERMSIVTKEAALDRLLQVVEKLYPGLDIPSALIQFHKNTTRKGVLCPIVINKFLV, encoded by the exons ATGAATGCCCAAGCTACTGTCCAGTCTCCACTTTCTCTAGAGATTGGAGTTAAG ttACCTATCTATTCAATGGAGTGCAGCAAATATTTAAATGGTTTGGTGCCTTGCCGTAAGCATACTTTAAAAGATGTTTGTAGTGAATTGGCTCATCACCTCGAAGAGTGTCTTCCCGAGGGAAACCCTTCaataagaaaaaagttctaTCATTGTGAAACTGTCCTTTTGAAACAATCATACCCAAACTGTACATTCGGAGAAGAAGGTGCA gttgGAGTTTTAAAGCGCGTTTCTAATGTTATTCGGAAGCGACGCGAGCGTCGTTTAAAAAGTTTGCTTGAggtaaaaaatgcaaacagAACGCTAAACATCTCCGGAATAAACGATAGCTCATTTGATAAAGATATACAG tttgcTTTGGTACAAAAAGTTCCTGATATTGATCATATTCGTTGTTTGGTTAGGAATATGCAATGTTCTCTGCCATATTCAGAACATAAAGAGCACCTGTTCCATCCAGAAATT atcATGGACGAATTTGAAAGAATGAGCATAGTTACCAAAGAAGCTGCATTAGATAGGCTATTGCAAGTTGTTGAAAAGTTGTATCCCGGTTTAGATATTCCATCTGCCCTAATACAATTCCATAAGAATACTACCAGAAAAGGAGTGTTGTGTCCAattgttattaacaaatttttagtcTGA